The region TGGGAAGGTAGTCCCTCACGTTTCGGAAAGGGCCGGTTATTTTATAATGTTTTGTCTTAAAAATGAGGACAGCTACAGCACTGAGCCGGACGAAATTTCGCTGAACAGCCCATTGAAGTTACTTTCAGCTAtcaattttcataagaaagatTTTTATGATACCCAAAAAACGAAAGTCATCAAGTTCTTCAAGTTGTAAAAAATATCCTTTTAAACAGTCTATCAATAACAACGAACTTAGCGATGACATTTCCAAATATGTGTATTTTTTAGTTTATTGTGTCTAGTTTATTTTCGGGTATGCCATGCCTTAAGTAGTGATATGTGCGGGGCCattaaaattaactttttgtGAATTTCGATTTTGGCCAGAGGTAGATGAGGAATCCACTGGGAAATGTTCTCGTCGTAGCTTGAAACAAAGGTCTCAAGTTCCCGTCAGTTTAGGAAACGTTCGTGAAGAAATCATCAAACTTTGGCCTTACAATGGTTTAATCTGCCTGCCGAGCCCCAGCGGTCCGAAAGGAGAGCCGGGACTACAGGGTGACAAGGGTGAACCGGGGCAATCCGGACCCCAAGGACTTAGAGGTTCCCCAGGGATGCCAGGATGTCAAGGTCCAAAGGGTGGAGTGGGGAAATATGGACCCCGTGGGAGCAAAGGCGACTGGGGACCTCCAGGACCTCCTGGTCCTAAAGCTGCATGTTATCTATGGAAATATCGACCAAAGGCTATGCAAGATCCAAAAGGCGAAAAGGGAGTAAAAGGAGATGTCGGTTTTCCAGGATTAAGAAGAATGAAAGGAGAACCGGGTGTTACTGGAATTCTTGGAATAGGTAACTAGTAGTCTTTGTTagtttacttatttatttatttatttatttatttatttatttatgtatgtatgtatgtatgtatgtatgtatgtatttatttatttacttatttatttatttatttgtttaattatTTGATGTGTTACCTATCACTGTATTTTGGAAcatttctggaattgtaatcaTTCTTTCAAGGTCTGGGGAAATTGCGTCTCCCGAGTTATCTCAACCCAGCTATTCAAAGTCGggataagtttttttttccaattactGTGAATAATTCACCATCCAAAGTATAAAACTAATTTCAGGACAAGATTTTCGTTGCCGCCTTTTCTTAGCTGTGCGCGCGTAGAGTGTGCACATGGTTACACGAACAAATACTGATGGAGACTGCTACAGTGTCAGATAGTGACTTATATCCACCGGAAAAAGTTATCCGATCTTTAAAGTGAAGCTTCTCATTTATCAGCTGTAATCAGTAGCGTTCCTGAATAACTGAAGATTCTACAACTGCAAGCAGAAGATTCACTAACAATCTACTGTTGTCTCGCATTAGaaaatatccgcgaagaaataaagaaaaaagtgGGTTCCTTTGCTGTGGAGACCGTAATTCGAGCTCCAGGCAGAGTATTTGTAAAGGGACCCCCAGGCCCGCGTGGTCGACAAGGAAGGCAGAGACCACCAGGAATGAATGGACTAAATGGAAAAAATGGAATACCAGGAGTTAAGGAAGATACTGCAATCCGTGGCCCTGTAGGACCAAAGAGAGATTACGGAGCAACTGGCCCCAAAGGAGATCCCGGTTGTAACGGAGGAAAAGGCAAGTGTTGACACAACAAAACAAAgtcaattattaattatttatggTTTTCgtactgaaataacaaaaaaatatatagttgGAAAAccctaataatatacatgaacaAAAAGAGGTAACGAACCAAGCATGCTGATTATTTAAAGATAAAAGAAACTCACAAATCAAACGAAAGCCCTGGATGGCACAATTTTGCCCGATTGCGTGTTGCGCGCCCTattataattaaaataaatctctCTCGATTTTTTTCCTCCTATGTTATTTATAAGtcatcacatgatttttctggtGTTCcttggaataaatgagcactCCTAATGAAAGCTCGCCTTACGGGCTCGTCTAATTGTGTTagtctttgtaaatatttactcgTACTAATTTAGTCCACATTGCACTTGAAGTCTTGTGATTACCTTTTCAAACAAAGAGGACGGCTAGTAGGCTAAGCGTTGTGATTTTCCATTCCAGAACACTTGTGAAGACAAAATGCGGTCAATGGTCAAACCGAGGATGATCAAAAAGTCCTTTCTCCTAAATAGTACCCGAtgataattttctttattaggcTAGTCATGAGACAGCGTTGCTACATCAAGATAAGATTACCTTTCGCGAATCCAACTCGCGCACACGTAGGACAATGTAATACGATTTAATCTACTGAACACCGTCCTGAGGCAGTCAGTCGGTCAACCAATCAAGGTTTCTATGATTTATTCACCTTGGGGTTCCTTTATTTCTTAATCAAAAAAcctttttattcttttcttttcttttgttttttttttcttcttctttttttttacgtGTTTTCATTTCATCTTAATTGGCTCAATGCTCCCTTTGGTGATTAGTAATCTTTTCGTGTTTATTAAAGCCCCGCAGTCGCGGATAGTGGAAAGTGAAACTTCACGGTGTAGAGCTCAGTTTTGAAGACCACTATCAGGCTTCTTATTCCGTGTGTGCATCGGCAACGGTCTTTGTACCTTTTATGTGTTTCAGGTGAACCAGGGCCACCAGGAAAGTGGGGAAGAGGAGCTCGAGCGTTCCGTGGGATCAAATGGAGACCGGGATATCCGGGaggaaaaggagaaaaaggTAAAAACATCGGAGCAAAGAAGAACCAATGAAATTTTAGGAAAATATCCAGTCCGAAGGTCACACAAATGCTTGATATTTCTTTAGTGAGACGTTAATTGGAATTTTCATATCGTGAAGGAATTTGCCATAAACCTTTGGCTTTCGAGAGGTTTTAATTTAGACATCTGATAAtatgcttgtattttttctggGATGACACCTGAGGTCAGCTTGTGAAATCTAAGCAATGAGTTTCTAAAAATCTATTGGAGCCAACTTTCAGAAACATATTTCATGTATAAACTTTCCTACCAGAAGCGTAGAAATCGCTTTGTTTGGTGAATGATAGAGAATTTGTCCTTGGTTGCCCCGAAATAAAAGTCTCTACAGGATTTGCTTTATTGAGTAGTTAATCACTTTATGACTTCTCTCTGTTAAATAACTGATTCAGACGATAAATGACATCTACGTAGAGTCTCTAActgaaagaaattaataaagaataCAAAGTAAACGATGATTTATATGTTACCGACCCAAATAtcttttcaaattaaaattttcgGGGGCTCCTGACACGTTGTTAACTTCGTTGCCAGGACCTCTCCCTTGTCGTCTGGGCTAGAAGCTAACTAAAAATACTCATGCGAGAGACTTCTTACTGTcctttgacaatttttcctttgttttggaacttTGAACATGGCTAAGATGAAATATCATACGAGGAACAAGACGTCCAATGTTTTTATTACATCTTCGCTGCCAGAAACACCAGCATGGCCAAGGGTACGTAAAAGGCTAAGCCGttctaattttaattttgcaggGGACACCTGAGACTAAAAAGGGTGATAGCCTACCGGTATCAGGATCCTGTTGAGTATAAAGACCAGACAGCACACGAAAGCTTTTCAATTTGCTGTGATGTGaagttctttcttcttctttttgacGATAATCATTTTGATGGCAACGATTATTTTACTTCATTAAAGTGACTGTATCTTGGTAGATTTGTAGGCCGGGTCAGCTTTCTACATAGAAGTAGGCGATGAAGCGTTTGCGGACGCGGATCGTCTGGCTGGTACCGTTTTGTAACTGTTTTACCTTACGAAATAAAGTGTTTTTTATATAAAGGTCTCATGATGAGCTCCGTAAACATTGCATATACTTTGTGCGGATTAGAATAAAACCGAtggattcttctttttttctccactAATTCCATTAGAGAGCCTACACATGATCTGTCTACACCTCAGCAGTCATGCTAGGAGCTAAAAAAAGAGCTGATTTTGGTCTTTGCCCTGTAAAGAAGTCTGTCAGTCATTCGAAACCGTAACGAGCATGCATGACATGCGAGGATGTTTTTGTTCGTGGTGATTGACTATGAAATATGAATTTTCTTTCCGGTATTGTTTATTGTTTGCAGCAGTACAGAGTTTAAACAATCCATTTCTGTTCATTCTGAATTTGTGGTTATGCCTGCTGTGTATTGCCTCGAGAATGTGACTAGTTTTGTTTGTGGAATGGAGAACATTCGCGGTGTCAGCAGACACTTGATCTGGGAAATGGTATTTAAttttacaatcttggacaaattaaatggaaaattgagaccAGCGCCTTCCCGCAAACTCAATGATGGGAAAAGGGCGCGTTATGGCCTATGTAGCTTTCGACCTTTGTTTACTGATTTTGATACCATCCAGACCGATTCAGCTTTGTTTTAGGTAAGAGCCATTAGTCTTAAAAACGCGAGTGGCACGTGAAGAACTATTTCCCAGTTGAGTGTGCTACGAAATATTTCTTTCAATGTTACGGAGAATTTTGGTTTTCGTCGTCTCAGGAAGATATTGAACCCTGTATTGAACTGTGGAAATTCTAGAGTTTACTACATTTCAATTTCACGCCAACAAAAAATGATAATTCGATTATGATCCCAATTttgaaggaaataaaaacaGTGGACTGTTTCACGACTGCCATCGCGAAGTCCCAGAAAGTATAAAGCTTCTTTTGTAAGATACACTTGAATTTGCATTAAAGTATTTGCCCGAAAGAAACAATATGTTGTTTTTATGGCATTTTCCCAGTGGTGGCAGTTATTCCAAAAATATCCAAAAGTCTCACTCGGTCAACTTTGATAACTGGGGCGATCATGTAAACTCGGTTCCACGCTCCCCCTCCCTGGATCCGAGTTAATGTTAATATAAGTACACAAAATGCCAACGAGTAACTTTGTATTGTTCGATATAACTGACACCTGTCGAGACATGTTTAATGCAAATATGTGACGTGTTATTCTGACACAAAGAACAATAACACATTGTAATTATTTACTAATTTAAGTGGAATGTGTagacatttatttttgtttattgaACAAGACGTTTCGCGGGTTTTGCGGTTATGTAATTGATTTTTCTGTGGTGCTGCGGCTTTAAATGGACCACGACGATAGTATACCGCTCTCATACACCGTCTATGATTCACCTGTCGGCAAACGTCAAACTAAAATTTGCCAAAAGTagaagaaactcgtttgatacGAGCTCATTTCTTGGCTGTTACCAGCAGGTATCAAGTGgctttttaaaagaaagaaacgagTTCGAATAATATCATTTTCAGgattttatgacaagcagcagtccaccgtttcgcgtttgccgtttcacgtttgCCGTTCACGTAAACacgatgcttaatctctctaatgtCAAAGTACGTGCGAGCCAGTGGTTAGGGCCCGCAACCTCTCTTCTCTGTCTCCTTTGTCGTTGAGAAGATGAAGAGGCAGagaagaaagaccctgggaacgatgttgtaagatccggagatcccaggttaAAGGCTCtttgtagtccctggttcaacttcttggcttgtaaatagccacttactggtttgcctccagccagttgggactCTTGAGAGTTGTCGTGGTTAAGTTGTTCTGTGATGGCAGTGactgtttcattggccctgagaAGCCCCAATGGGGAGAGGtcagtttttcatttttatttatttatatttatttatttatttatttattgttattattttttcaaaatgtgaaaaattgGCCACGAGTGCATCATATACACTAAACTTGTCAAACGTATCAATTTAGTAATTGCATTTAATTGTAATTACCTTGGCTCGTGAACCCTGCAGAATAATGCCGCGTTTCTTTTGGTTAACGAGGCTCGAAAGAGttttcagacaaaaaaaaaaagatttttctgaaaaaactAGCCTAGCCTACAggttttgttgaattttaaatattttagagatcatttctaatgttatatGTCacctgaatgggaagatttgaCCCTCCTgttttttgttatgtttttttttttttcaaaaaagacaatatatcttgattttaagctTCAAAGAAATGTCTTAtaccgttgccatggtaacgtttttttggcgcgggtggcctgtgcacagatttgtaaaTAAAACATGGCGGCAGACTGGTGtatgtttttcaaagtttttgatcttttattgcttagttttttccaaaaaaaaaacttcagaagatcttaaaaagttttaaaagtgctcaagcgaggtatggaaggtaaagatttcttttatttcaaaaatattttgctattggtggtttgatagcctttCGATTAACACTTTAaatacctcgttaactttatgatctctgtacttatataataaacaaattacttcatgattggctcgtttgtacgatttttattactcactcgttgtgaaggatcgttaaactcactcgttcgcttcccTCGCTCGTTCGtctacgcgatccttcacaactcgtgaataaaaatcgtacgcactcaccaaccatgaagtaatctatatttatttacaaatggacttcaaaaagtaaaaaaacttgtcaaatttaGTTGAATTTCCAGTTTTAAGCGTTTCAACTTCAGATGGAAACGAGTCACCAATTAGCCGTCAAAAGCTGATGCATTTATTGGGTGACAAGGGCACTAATGATTACATAACTTCTTTGTAAAACGTCAACTTTTCGAAGCAACATTACTCAGAGtcctcagagattatctggtatatgGGTTTTTTAAGGAACGCATTTTCAAtgttcagtactttattcttggccGACCCGATTGAGATACCCTTCTGCTTATGAGGCAAAAATGtgaacaaagattcccctacaAATGTCATgataaaattggaaaaaaaaattaattcaatctTTTACTGACCATAATAGGGTAAACAGTGTACACGTATTAGTCACTGGGAAATGCTCTGCTTGACCACAATGCAGGGACTTACTACCCTGGCTCCTTGCAAACAGTGTGTGGGTTATATATTCCCTGTGACTTCCCAAAAGGTTTCCGAGCAACTGTCTTGCCCTTATCCATGAGAACAAAAGCATAGCTATTAATTTGAGTAAGTCCTTATAAAGAAGGAATCAGTGTCTACTCAGTTAATTAATCCCCTTTGTCCACCTGGCGTGTGGCACTCATTTCCATCCACACGGTATGTCAGCCGAGATAGCTTTTGTTGAAGTACCTAATGCATGAATGGCTCAAAGTAGCAGAAACGTGGCTCGCTAAAACTGAACTTCTGTTAAATTGAGGCCCTGGAGATCACAAGTGCTTTCGTAAAGTATATTAAGTAGTCTGTTCAATGTCCAAGTTTCTTAATTAAATTCAAGCTTCAATTGATTAATCAACTTGATGACAAGCTGTTTTTAAAAAAGCCATCGTTAATGCTTTCAACGCTTACCTGACGTAATCCGGTTTTTCACCATTCACTAGAGGAACAAGAAGTTTGGTCGTGTTCCAGCATTGATGCTTCACAAATTCTCTTCTTAAAGTTCCGAATCCGCTGGAAATGTATCATGAATGCTATCACTTCCACCAATGATTTCAACTGCAGGTGACGCGGAAAACCCAGATAAGTAGCTGATTAAGGACAATAACGTCCTACTTTCCATTGAAATCGTCGAATTTTTCCATGAATCGATTAAAAGCTTTAACTAGCTTAGTCCAATGTACTGCACTCCACCACAAGTCGGAAACATTTGCTTAAAAAATGCATGTCCGGCGCCACCTTCAATGTTGAGAGTCATAAGGTCTACTACCCCAGCGGAACCTGCAAGGCTTTGAGATCAACATTAAGCACTAATCTgggggaaaaagaaaaaaatacaacattTGTAACTTTGTTATAGCTCCCAATAGTTACTAACAGCTCATGCAGTGGTAAGAATTCAGACAGACCTGTTTCGAGATAAAGCATACCAACCATAACAACCAAGCTTATGAAGCATCATTGTTTACATGATGGAATGTCGAGATAAATGGTTTTAAATAAAGAACGCTAATAATTAGTTAATTTTAGAGTTTTCAGAGGCTGAATACACGGCATGTGGTGCACTTCACCTTAATTTGGTATTTTGAAGAAGGCGGAGTCAATTGAAGACGCCTCCTGTTGCAATTTAATATCACTGCCAAGTTCCTGATTCTGCGTAAGTGGATAACTTTGAAGGAATTTTACCAATTTAAGTTATGGTTAGTGATTGCAGCtgagtgtgagggaaagccaacaaaaatataaggatttgtatttaTACAACAGAAGAGTGTGGATAATGATTAGGATTCCGCATCAATTATGAGAAAACAGAAATACTCTTTCTTGGGAATCAAAATCTCAGTAGCACCTAGGAGCGAGGAAAGTAAATTAAagtaagggactgtgcaataattatcaggaagggggggtcctaaaatgagcttcaccaaaggaaaaattagataggtccccccctcaagcagcgtcaagattagctgtgacccccccccccccctcacgttctctcaaaattatgatgtgcccccccccccccccctctctaacccgtacctttagatattgaaaaacttgagaacagataccaatatcttttatccgacaaccctgcttgtgcaggaaggtttctccgagaggattacaagccagctccccatgatgacagcaacatcagacgttgcaaacaagaggcaaatgatatccaggacaagcttaatgctgtcgtaaccaagttagaaaaacactgaagactggcctcagctgtttacacaattttaatgctgaacaacgtcattcaataaagtctcaagtcggtttaaacgttctgcatcttgtagaagacctggatagggtgatggctaaatataaagcgacatttcctattggtgccaaatctaaagcattcaaatcaagaaaaaagaaggaacagaagaaaaaaagggagaagaagaggattgctgcttcagaaagccgtaggacccaaacctgtataatttttcggtctttgggaggtgaacccattgatgacaactatgaaacagaagtatgtggcattcctcagctagaaactgtagacctagaaacaggggcacccaacgaatctgttcctcacattatctgttccccagaggaatcttgctggctggcaaaaatacaggtgtttcgatgagctggctgggaaattttgttattggtagaggttttgcctgggaattactgactttttctagcatttcaatccgagctggctgtagaaactctgaagactgaggacgtctaaaaaaaaaagaaccccttccctctcccagagagtagtcacaaacataccacggctggtcagagtgattgcgcttgcggaaaaaaacctgtgttgtcccggttttgtcgcttttgttcggtcgttttggatcgagggatttgaaagcgcgcggaattcctggctgggaaataaatttgatcagctggctgggaaaccaaccaattttatctagctggctgggaaaattcttgtgtgtcttgctgggaaagaggaacagataatgttttcccagcaacactgaaaaatatctgaaaatgccttaatagcatttattttcattaactggggtataataatacattttacaacaaattggtcgttgggtgcccctgctagaaaccctctcgctgtttaaatcaagaacagaactGGCATatctgcgggacctcttaaatgccaaatgttttattggcaaagttcacaacgtggtttgtgacttctgtgcatgagcgattgtttcaatctattatatgttgacattctaaataagttaaagcatgtgtttatgttgatgcaatatttagacattatggatagtcagaggcgtggcatctgtctatttggaaaatgtttatttattcattatcgaatttgtgaaatttaattaagaccccccctcaacttacttgagaaatctaatgtagagcccccccctcctttccattattttaacttaaggcccccccctctggttttagggcccccccctcctgataattattgcacagtccctaagcATGGCTGAACTTAAGAGGGTGGTCAAAAATGTTGGGGTccctttttacgtcacaaatgACCCTTTCCTTGGACAGAAACTCAATTTTGAGaaaatcatttattcattcaatgcAAGGAAAGTGAAATTATGGAGATGGAGAaatcttactatttttatagGCTGAGTTCAAATTGTTAAGACCTTTGTAGTTCCAATGCGCagacttatttttattattgttttttttatacaaAAACGTGTTTCTTTGCTTCCAGCTATGTCAAAGATATGTGAGCGGGCCGCGCTATGGCATACATGAAAAGCAGGAAACGGTTGACTGAGACACTGAACGTTATGATGACAGATAAGTTCCTGGAAGCGATGAACAACAAGATGTTGACATTTATGGTCCTTTTGGACCTGTCCAAAGCATTTGACATTATAGACCATGCCAAACTTTTAGTTAAATTGAGATCGTTGGGGGTGTCTTGTACAGCACTAGAATGGTTCAGGAGCTACATGCATGATCGCCAGCGGTATACACGAATTGGCTCTGAAATGTCTGGAATGTGTCAATCTACACACGGGGTCCTACAAGGATCCATCCTGGGGCCGGCATTATTTAATGTTTACATAAACAATATGCCGGGCGTTCTAAATTATTGCTCCTTAGAATCATACGTGGATGAATCCAAATTACATCTGTCATTCTtagttaaagacattgatggtgCAGCTCGACAAATAACCGAAGACCTGAGGAAAGTGGCCGCATGGTGCTGCCAAAATAGCCTTCTGATTAATCCGGACAAGACGAAATTGCTTTTAATTGGCACCCGTCAAATGCTTCAAAATACGCCTACAGATCTGGATGTACATGTTACCTTGCTGGGGAAAGAGTTGCGTCCGGTTGTTTTAGCGAGGGACCTTGGGGTGTATATGGACGCTACATTGAGTTTTGATGAACATATAACAAGTGTTACATCTTCTTGCTTGTCAAGTTTAAGTCAAATTAATAGGATAAAACatcttttggacagaaacaccTTACTAAACGTTATCAATGCACTAGTCTTCAGCAAACTCTATTATTGTTCATCTGTCTGGTCTCGTACTACAAAGAAGAATATCaacaaattacagaatgtcCAAAATGTCGCAACTAGGATTATAACCCGTTCGCGGAATTTTGATCACATTACCCCTGTTTTCAAAGAAGTGAAATGGTTGTCTGTGGAATCTATGCTTATCTACAGGGATTGCATACTGGTTTTTAAGTGTCTAAGAGTGGATGTCCGTAAAAATGAAACATCAGATGGCAACCTAATAAGTAGTTTCTTCGaaatacattttaagataaaaactagggataaaattttccgacgtttcgatctcgctgagatcattttcaagtttgaaaaaaattgaataaaactttgcctataagaagtaaaatcacacctgagaatattaaaagcgataaaaatgtggaaacatgtactaagcgttacaaaaggtaagtgaGGGACCCAAGGGACATATCTCGTAGTTTCAAGATCTTACGgaagtgccagagcaaatttgactgcttaatttatgagatgctttttataaaagaactaaagccaactttgaacacgcagtctgactccatccgtgcaaagttatttttatagctcgaagtatttcatatattcttttgtaaagcttttgtcctattgttatctagccttttttttaatttttatcacttaccttttgtaacgcttagtacatgtttccacatttttatcgcttttaatattctcacgtgtgattttacttcttataggcaaagttttattcattttttttcaaacttgaaaatgatctcagcgagGTCGAAACGTCGGAAagttttatcgctagtttttatcttaaaatcagatggcaaaccttgaaaaatagATTTTGCTCATACTTCCAAGTTTAAAAGAGTAACGTGTACCAAGAAGCATGGTATAGTTAGTTTGGGTTATTACCgatttattttggagaaaaacgcaaattaccgaacaccgccgaaaatgccgctcggacaagcgatttgtctcttcattttgacggtcttgtgaggtcaactgaagcatccctcataaaatattcctcctaATCCTAACTGAGCAATCTCTTAATTGTCGTTTGGCTAAGTTTGAGTGCATTTAAGACATTCTatagtttccaaataattttattcttggcgcCTATATTTTTTGACACTAAAACTGGGTCTTACGAAATATCTTACAGAGAATGTGCTCTACCTTTAAACCCTTTGAAACTTCGGCCATcgaatgttgaaacaaaggtcttTCGTCTGATAGAGAGAAATCTCTGGGCAATTACTTTTGCGTGACGCCTCGAGCGCTTCAAATGTCCTTAAAATGCGTTCTTGTgacctttcgggtcaaaacacagcaggccgatatccgtctttgatttgataagaaaatagatgagaccgctttaaataaagtgcagaaagtaAAATGATACCATTTTAATCCATACCTGTTTTTTAGTGAGAAGTGGGAGCTTTAACAATGTTTGGAACTACACTTATGTAAGCGGCCACAGCAGAATATAAACATGACGAACGTTTGTCAACACAAcaaccacaggatacccaatggTAGAGCGAAGTGCTCCTTACTGCCCATGGAGAAAAAATAGAGGATAAAAAACTC is a window of Montipora foliosa isolate CH-2021 chromosome 5, ASM3666993v2, whole genome shotgun sequence DNA encoding:
- the LOC138004184 gene encoding collagen alpha-1(XXIII) chain-like, whose translation is MEVPGKESMASYSDSKASLSLLLILCILSFFGSCLTVVLFIWNYSVERQVKELEMRLWLEAEQLKAMVKSPVAYPNTGNIDYNHEVDEESTGKCSRRSLKQRSQVPVSLGNVREEIIKLWPYNGLICLPSPSGPKGEPGLQGDKGEPGQSGPQGLRGSPGMPGCQGPKGGVGKYGPRGSKGDWGPPGPPGPKAACYLWKYRPKAMQDPKGEKGVKGDVGFPGLRRMKGEPGVTGILGIENIREEIKKKVGSFAVETVIRAPGRVFVKGPPGPRGRQGRQRPPGMNGLNGKNGIPGVKEDTAIRGPVGPKRDYGATGPKGDPGCNGGKGEPGPPGKWGRGARAFRGIKWRPGYPGGKGEKGDT